The genomic segment CTTGAGGACAGCTCACCCAGGACTgacatgcagccacttctgggtcAGAGTAGCCAGTGAACAGCCACACATAACGCCTCAAAGGGAGGCTGAGGGACGCAGCTACCTCTGGGGCGGGACAGCTAGGTAAGATTTAGCAGGTTTGGTGTGGAAGGGTGGGATGATGGGGGTCAGAACCCATGGCACCCAGCCTCCCAGGGTGAGGCTGCGTGGTGCTAGGCCCACGCCCCGCAGCTGAAGCAGGGTTGcactgggctggggggctgggggaggggccagtgGGGGTGTGGGCGGAGCTTACCCTGCTGGCGCAGCATGAAGGTGGCCGAGCGGGCCCCGAAGCGGTTCCAGGCTGTGCAGTTGTAGGGCAGGGCGAAGTCCTCTGGGCGCGTGGCCTGGATGAGCAGGACggagagcagcccctgctctgtCAGCGCCGTGTCCACCGTGAAGCGCTCCCCCGAGCCGCCGTCCAGCACCTGCTCACCCCACGCCCACACCTGCCGCGAGACAGACACCGGCCcgtcagcagggggtggggggcagcagggctccgggtggggctgggggccactgggtggggggcagcactcaCGATGCGGTCAGGGGGTGGTGTGCTCCCCACCAGGCACTCCAGCCGGGCCTTGTCCCCCAGCGCTGTCTGCGGGTCAGACTCTGTGGTGATAATGGGAGGACCTGcaatggggggggggtggcagaaTTAAAGGGGGCGGTGCCAGAAcatgcccttcccccagcataGAGACCCACATCTcaacacctgccccacccccagataAGACCCCATGGGAGGGGGAGGCCCAGGTGGCCCCGCCCCCATGCaatgccccgccccagagcttgcccctgccctcaccattgaCAGCCAGTGTCACCTCCTTGTCGGCCGCGCCGAGGCGAGGCACAATGGCCTTGCACACGTAGGTGCCAGCGTCCTCCTGCGTCACGGCCTTGAGGTGCAGCGTGTTCCCATTGCTCAGCacctgcagccacacagcagagattagagtggggggcaggacgcctgggtgccagccccactgtgggaggggagcagggcctagtggttggagcagaggGAAGGTGTCAGGCCACCTGGGTTCTTTCCCAGCTgtaggaggggagcagggggcaatGGCTAGTGCAGGGGGAGGGCGTCAGTACGCCTGGGTTCtatcctggctgtgggaggggagcggggcctagtggttggagcagagggagggtgtcaggacacctgggttctatcctggctgtgggaggggagcagggggtaaTGGCTAATGCAGGGGGagagcaccaggacacctgggttctaccCTGGCTGTGGGAGCAGAGTGGGTCCTAGTGGTTGGAGCTGCTGATGCTGGGAGCCTGCATCCCCCCACTCCCAAGTGCTGGGACAGGAGCGAGAGCCGGTGGccggccccagagccaggccaggcaCTCACCACGCCGGAGCCCTTCTTAGTCCAGGCCAGGGTGAGGGGTGGGTTCCCGACCCACGTGCAGGTGAAGGAGGCGTCCGACCCAACGTCCACGGTGAGGGGCTTGGGCGGGGAGACCAGGCGGGGCCCGACTGCAGGGGGACCGGACAGTCAGTGGCACCGCCCTGcacagctcagcccccaccctgcacccctcacagagcccagccccccgctcaatgccctgccctcccccacggtgcccagccccctgccccccactcacagTGCACGTCCACCAGGGTGCTGACATTGGTGCTGCCCACGGCGTTGGCCACCTCGCAGGACACGGGCTGGGTGAAGAAGGAGTGGTCGGCCGTGGCCTCGTAGCTGTCCCCGTTGGCCTCGGCGATGGGCACGCCGCCCTTCgcccacctgcaggagtggggagcagagctggcgtCGGCGGGGGCAGTACCAGCTGCGCCCACCAGGGGGCGAGGGGTCCCCTATGCTCCAAGGGAAAGGCAGCAAGAGCCGTGAGAGGCGGCCTGCAtgcccccctgctgccagcagagggcagggcGCCCCCATGGGCTGGTCCAGGGGCATTAGGCGCCCCCACAGGCTGGTCCAGGGGCTTTAGGCACCTCCTACGAGATGGGTCTGGGGGCACAGGGCGCCCCCTGCAGGCTGGTCTGGGGCCTTAACACTGGGTCCCCCGTGGCTCTTACCGGTAGCTGGTCACCTCGGGGTTGGCGGTGGCGGTGCAGAGGAACGCGACCTTGCCGCCCTCCGGGACAGTCTGCGGCTGGACGGACAGGATCACGGTGGGGGggtctgcgggggggggggaccagTCAGAGAGGTGccaccagctctggggtggagctcacctatcctgccccagcagcacggTGCTCCGGACCAGCCCCCCGCCGCCCAGCTCCCTAGTGCCCTtcgccccacctcctgctccctgctacccccttcccatcccccagtGCCCTGGTGCACCCTTAAACCCTCCACAGAAcaccccctggctcccctttcaagcccccatcctgccctgcagAATGGAGCCCCCGCTGAGCTCCccagcccttgccctgccccatgggctgggctgggctgggccgggccgggccagcacTCACACAGCACGTTGAGGGTGACGGAGGTCTGCTTGCCGGTGGGCGCTGCTGGGTTGGCCACGCGGCAGGTGTAGGTGCTGCCCATGTCCCGGGTGCTGGGTGTGAGAAGCAGGGTGCTGAGCGCCCTCACCCGCTTCCCATCCTCCATCAGGGCCTGTGGGGCAAAGGCCAATTCTCAGGCCGGGGTCCCCATGGCCGGGGCAGCAAGGCCACCCCCAGTGtgtcccaggggctgggagggacaacccagcacccccttcccactGGGCTGTCCTTTCATGCCACGTCCCACTGCCCCTTCAATACCCTTCTGCATCCAGGACTGCCCCTTTAGTACCCCGTACCCCCCCCACGCACCAGGCCTCCCCTTGAGTACCCTGTACCCCCCCCACAAGGCTGCCCCTTTAATATCCTGTACCCCCCACACCAGACCACCCCTTTAATACCTTGTATCCCCCACGCACCAGGCCGCCCCTTTAATACCCTGTACCCCACACGCACACCAGTCCACCACTTCAATAACCTGCCCTGCTACACATCCAGCCACCCCTTTATTTCCTGACCCCCTGTGCCTCCTCTTTAATGCCCCCCCACCTTGGTATAGTGGGCAGAATCCTGCAGCTGCCCATCCCGGTACCAGCTGATCTCCGGGGCGGGCTTGGCGCCTGACACCTGGCAGGTCAGGTTGTAGGGCACACTGGCCTGGACCCGGATGATGGGGCTGTTCTGGATCACAGGGTCATCGGGAGGCACTGGGGGGGGTGTAAATGGGAGAAAGGATCAGTGAGGGGATTAGCATCCCCAGGGCAGTGCCCTGTGATGATGGGGGATGGGGCTCTGGTGCTGTGAACTTCCCGAGGGCagtgccccaggctggcagggaaggtGCTATAGTGTTGTGAGCTTCCCCAGAGTAGTGCCCTGGGTTGacggggaggggggcctggtgctgtgagcttccccaggGCAGTGCCATGTGTTGGTGAGGAAGGGGACTctggtgctgtgagcttccccagggcagtggtgcagcctggagggggaggggctgcagcgcTGTGAGCTTCCCCAGGGCAGTGCTCCACACTGGCAAGGAAGGGGCACTCACGGAGCACGGTGAGCTGGGCGCGTTGGGAGCGCAGCGCCGCCTGTGTAGCCTGGCACTCATACATGGCATCGTCACCCAGCTCGGCATACTCGATCCTCAGGTTGTGCTGCCCGGCTGCCGGGTCCCCGACGATGGAGTACCGGGGCCAGCCTGCACAGGGACAGACAGGCTGCGGGGACTGGTCCAGCAGACCCTGGGGACCCCTCGTCCCAGCTAtgttccctccaatcttttccatccaggtgtagCTATTTTctctccatgtgcagaataaattttgcaccGATGCATGTACGGATGTGAACCATCAGTAGCAACCAAATCCCCAGCGGGGTGCTCTCTGCTCACGAGGCACTGCAtgagcacccagcttacagggcacCTGGCTTCCGctgggggcccccccagcagggcctctTTGGGGACACTCAGGCGCTCTCACTGCATGGTGCCTGCTGGGGAGCCCCCAGTTTTCCCTGCCCGAGTACAGTGTCCCCTCGGGAGCTACCTGCAGCATGGCCACCATGATCCCTCCTCACCTCAGTGCCCCCAGGGATCCCCATTCccttgcagcacagtgccccctgctggaccccaGCACATGTACGTACCAGGCAGGTCTCGCTCTCCGCCCAGCGCCAGGCCGTCCTTGGTCCATTGCACCATGCCCCGGTAGCCCATGACCACGCAGGCCAGCGTCACCGACTGCCCCGCCACGATCACCTGGTCCATGGGCTGCTGGAAGAAATAGGCCCCccagcctggtgggggtgggaggtgttcACCACCCGGGTcgctgggtgccaggactcctgggctcaaTCTCAGCTCAGGGAGGGcaatggggcagctggcaggggcaggctcccagcaggagcaggaggtggggctgggttggATGGGGAAGGGGGCCGGTGTGGGGAGCAGAGTCCTGGGGGGATCtgggcagccaggggagggagtgtggtagggagggcagtgggggatcTCAGTagcagggagggtggctgggggtgcaggctggggggatccTGATACAGGTGGGATATAAGGCACACAggccaggggcagtgggggatgggggctccTGGCAGTGGGGGACGGGAGATCTGGGATAagggccccagcaagtctctcTGTAATTG from the Carettochelys insculpta isolate YL-2023 chromosome 30, ASM3395843v1, whole genome shotgun sequence genome contains:
- the KIRREL2 gene encoding kin of IRRE-like protein 2, whose amino-acid sequence is MDVSALLPYFLGLTCFAHTGWGAYFFQQPMDQVIVAGQSVTLACVVMGYRGMVQWTKDGLALGGERDLPGWPRYSIVGDPAAGQHNLRIEYAELGDDAMYECQATQAALRSQRAQLTVLLPPDDPVIQNSPIIRVQASVPYNLTCQVSGAKPAPEISWYRDGQLQDSAHYTKALMEDGKRVRALSTLLLTPSTRDMGSTYTCRVANPAAPTGKQTSVTLNVLYPPTVILSVQPQTVPEGGKVAFLCTATANPEVTSYRWAKGGVPIAEANGDSYEATADHSFFTQPVSCEVANAVGSTNVSTLVDVHFGPRLVSPPKPLTVDVGSDASFTCTWVGNPPLTLAWTKKGSGVVLSNGNTLHLKAVTQEDAGTYVCKAIVPRLGAADKEVTLAVNGPPIITTESDPQTALGDKARLECLVGSTPPPDRIVWAWGEQVLDGGSGERFTVDTALTEQGLLSVLLIQATRPEDFALPYNCTAWNRFGARSATFMLRQQEVLPIMIIGASAAAAVTLLLLLVTGVSVCCLCRCRGKATKRGTKLSKTDILVQITTADSSPTRPSEAENDLKEPMVTSSESPATSHTEHSEILEEEEGSQDIKDPTNGYYKVRAHEEPHLSGSFSEFAPAPRPLYAGPHATIFPPPAQPYSQHYTLGAPSSRPAYEPHYQQDGVYGGGYLTAPYTRAFTSYVKPSAYEQGESSYEQSEQASKASGGSRFSYTSLSQQLDYSRPAQQRMQTHV